From the Helicobacter sp. MIT 05-5293 genome, one window contains:
- a CDS encoding SDR family oxidoreductase — translation MDKHRRKILKNSAILGVAGGLASVSTIFGLQGCDSKESKSTTQKTAANSANSADSKLTTKGEIMNTNPQVWYITGASGGLGLELAKYLISKGDKVAATSRKMGNITAKLGVESESFLPLELRFDGDLNAQIAQNLNAVQQKFGRLDNVVNNAGYGLLGFVEETSEKQLREQFEVNVFAPFLVAQNALKILRPQSLAEGGNAENIKARIFNLSSIAGFRVSNNSTPYCMSKFAISALSEGLLLDVSEYGIHTINVMPAGFRTEFLGASMVKSDLEISAYDARRKTFEQKSAEYSGKQAGDPQKFAQILYQVSRDPKPPFSLFMGDAAFKSASNKIAWVQSDIAATQSYAGAAADFADAGNSAFDKR, via the coding sequence ATGGACAAACACAGGCGCAAGATTCTCAAAAATAGCGCGATTTTGGGCGTTGCAGGAGGGTTAGCTAGCGTTTCTACTATCTTTGGATTACAAGGTTGTGATAGCAAAGAATCCAAATCCACCACCCAAAAGACCGCAGCAAATAGCGCAAACAGCGCGGATTCTAAGCTCACAACAAAAGGAGAAATAATGAACACAAATCCACAAGTTTGGTATATCACCGGTGCGAGCGGCGGTTTGGGGCTAGAGCTTGCAAAATATCTTATCAGCAAAGGAGATAAAGTTGCGGCGACATCGCGCAAGATGGGCAATATCACCGCAAAGCTTGGAGTTGAGAGCGAGAGCTTTTTGCCCCTAGAGTTGCGCTTTGATGGCGATTTAAACGCACAGATTGCACAAAACCTTAACGCGGTGCAACAAAAATTTGGGCGGCTTGATAATGTCGTAAATAACGCTGGGTATGGGCTTTTGGGCTTTGTCGAAGAAACGAGCGAAAAGCAGCTAAGAGAACAATTCGAGGTTAATGTCTTTGCGCCATTTCTTGTCGCACAAAATGCGCTAAAGATTTTGCGCCCCCAAAGCCTCGCAGAGGGCGGCAATGCAGAAAACATAAAAGCGAGAATCTTTAACCTTAGCTCAATCGCTGGATTCAGGGTCAGCAATAATTCTACACCCTATTGTATGAGCAAATTTGCGATAAGCGCGCTAAGCGAGGGGCTACTGCTCGATGTGAGCGAATATGGAATCCACACTATTAATGTGATGCCCGCAGGTTTTCGCACCGAGTTTTTGGGCGCGAGTATGGTAAAAAGTGATTTAGAGATAAGCGCGTATGACGCAAGGCGCAAGACGTTTGAGCAAAAAAGCGCAGAATACAGCGGCAAACAAGCGGGCGACCCGCAAAAATTTGCGCAGATTCTCTACCAAGTTTCGCGCGACCCTAAGCCACCTTTTAGCTTATTTATGGGCGATGCAGCGTTTAAGAGTGCAAGCAACAAAATCGCGTGGGTGCAAAGCGACATCGCCGCGACACAAAGCTATGCAGGTGCAGCAGCAGACTTTGCAGACGCGGGCAACAGCGCATTTGACAAACGCTAG
- a CDS encoding alanine/glycine:cation symporter family protein → MELLTDLINLSSTFLYTYCLVFALLLCGLYFTIRTGFIQLRFLPSAFSVLMEKSHKEHISPFGALMISTASRVGIGNIVGVAVAIGSGGAGALFWMWVTAILGGASAFIESTLAQVYKRKDGSGYKGGPAYYIQSALGSRAFGIVFAISLILCFTYGFNGLQAYTLTSSFEIFVGSESYHNGQVTIYIGILLALLCAPFFFGSNKASAKITSVLVPIMAFGYLIVAFIIVALNLGSIPSIFADIFAKAFDFEAIFGGFAGSAIVIGIKRGLYSNEAGMGSAPNAAATAHTSHPAKQGMVQTLSVFIDTLIICSASAFIVLCSGEDLGGLAGMPLMQKVMQGHLGDIGLYFVSVAIVLFAFTSLIGNYFYAEINFKFITDSKIALQIFRVSAVVMVFIGAQLSLGLAWDLADVIMGIMALVNIIAILLLGHIAIKVLKDYEKQRKEGKNPTFKAEDVGIKNTQCW, encoded by the coding sequence ATGGAACTTTTAACAGACTTGATTAATCTATCAAGCACTTTTCTTTATACTTATTGTTTGGTTTTTGCGCTGTTGCTCTGTGGGCTTTACTTTACGATTCGCACAGGGTTTATCCAGCTTCGTTTTTTACCCTCTGCATTTTCTGTCTTAATGGAGAAAAGCCATAAAGAGCATATCTCTCCCTTTGGTGCGTTGATGATTTCTACCGCGTCTCGCGTGGGGATTGGCAATATCGTAGGTGTTGCAGTGGCGATTGGTAGTGGAGGGGCGGGTGCGCTCTTTTGGATGTGGGTAACGGCGATTTTGGGTGGAGCAAGTGCATTTATCGAAAGCACACTCGCGCAAGTGTATAAGCGAAAAGACGGAAGCGGCTACAAAGGCGGTCCTGCGTATTATATCCAAAGTGCTTTAGGCTCTCGGGCATTTGGGATTGTGTTTGCGATTTCGCTGATTTTGTGTTTCACCTATGGCTTTAATGGTTTGCAAGCTTATACGCTGACTTCTAGCTTTGAGATTTTTGTCGGGAGTGAATCTTATCATAATGGGCAAGTTACGATTTATATCGGAATCCTACTCGCGCTTTTATGCGCTCCATTTTTCTTTGGGAGCAATAAGGCTTCAGCGAAAATCACTTCTGTCCTTGTGCCGATTATGGCTTTTGGATATTTGATTGTCGCGTTTATCATTGTCGCTTTGAATCTTGGGAGCATTCCTAGCATTTTTGCTGACATTTTTGCGAAGGCTTTTGATTTTGAAGCGATTTTTGGGGGATTTGCGGGAAGTGCGATAGTCATAGGGATTAAACGCGGATTGTATTCTAATGAAGCGGGTATGGGTAGCGCACCAAATGCTGCAGCTACTGCACATACAAGCCACCCTGCTAAACAAGGAATGGTGCAAACGCTTTCTGTGTTTATTGATACGCTGATTATCTGCTCGGCAAGTGCGTTTATCGTGCTATGTAGCGGTGAGGATTTAGGTGGATTAGCAGGAATGCCTTTGATGCAAAAGGTGATGCAAGGACACTTAGGAGATATTGGCTTGTATTTTGTGAGTGTAGCGATTGTGCTTTTTGCCTTTACTTCGCTGATTGGGAATTATTTTTATGCCGAGATTAATTTCAAATTTATCACAGATAGCAAAATCGCCTTGCAAATTTTTAGAGTAAGTGCTGTTGTGATGGTTTTCATCGGCGCACAGCTTAGTCTAGGACTCGCGTGGGATTTAGCCGATGTGATTATGGGGATTATGGCTTTGGTTAATATCATCGCAATTTTGCTCTTAGGACATATTGCGATAAAAGTGCTAAAAGATTATGAAAAACAACGCAAAGAGGGTAAGAATCCAACCTTTAAGGCGGAAGATGTGGGGATTAAAAATACGCAGTGCTGGTAG
- a CDS encoding AAA domain-containing protein produces the protein MTQDFFIILKGKDRTRDIERCALEGGILSVVFKGNPQVYTYKQENFTLIKRATSYHLFNYLQEICTLIEIQTPEGNLNVLAKEYSKILSIPQESALFAYLNPLSLQTQTRPLPLILSPFGLNKSQYQALQNALQSQISIIEGPPGTGKTQSILNIIANLIYHNKSVAVLSNNNSATQNVFEKLSCYGFDYCCATLGKKENKEHFISHQRLSYPNGESFALSKIELEENIAKYEQKALESFELTNTIAQHTQSLNALQLEYEYFKAQETPTHSQQIQNLKLLKSDKILKIKVQIEEREHLPSWLKLKFVLWDRVGDLRFYKLPKEEILNTLDEYFYILKISELSKSLESAKARLEILQKDNPLQKLTENSLALLKLTLQAKYQPKAQRMQFSLEDLYHNASSFLKEYPIILSTTHSIKSSLNLKGELFDYVIIDESSQVDLVSGFLALSVAKNAVIVGDTKQLPNVIAQDKIQAIESLSKKHTIPANYDFATQSLLSSIIATLPNTPKILLREHYRCHPKIIGFCNQKFYNNELIILSEDKGEKDVMQAFITQAGNHARRHYNQRQIDVIEKEILPPLREKLESAQIGIISPYRKQKAYLQQAIKDIQIDTIHKFQGREKGAIILSSVDNEINDFINDANLLNVAVSRAKQYFRVVVSAQICNSVSHLNDLVQYMHYHNFEITQSQVKSVFDLLYKANQNARLEYLKSKKRISMYDSENIAYHALKECIGKDLSLDIATHIPLYRILNNTQALSDEEQRFIASSSHIDLLVFSTMNKRPLFAIEVDGFAYHQKDSKQSERDKLKNGILQKYQLPLLRLSTIGSGEVEKIKEALRSIRF, from the coding sequence ATGACGCAAGATTTTTTTATCATTCTTAAGGGTAAGGATAGGACGCGGGATATTGAGCGTTGCGCTTTAGAGGGTGGAATCCTTAGTGTTGTATTTAAAGGCAATCCGCAAGTCTATACTTACAAACAAGAAAATTTCACGCTGATTAAAAGGGCGACAAGTTATCACCTCTTTAATTACCTTCAAGAGATTTGCACGCTTATAGAGATTCAAACACCAGAGGGGAATCTCAATGTGCTTGCCAAAGAGTATAGCAAGATTCTATCTATCCCCCAAGAATCCGCCTTGTTTGCTTATCTCAATCCCTTATCACTTCAAACCCAAACACGCCCTTTGCCCCTTATCCTCTCACCCTTTGGTTTGAATAAATCCCAGTATCAAGCCCTACAAAATGCACTGCAATCACAAATTAGCATCATTGAGGGACCTCCGGGCACAGGCAAAACACAGAGCATTTTAAACATTATCGCAAATCTTATCTACCATAACAAAAGCGTTGCGGTGCTATCAAACAATAATTCCGCGACACAAAATGTGTTTGAAAAGCTTTCATGCTATGGGTTTGATTATTGTTGTGCGACTTTGGGCAAGAAAGAAAATAAAGAACATTTTATCTCGCATCAAAGGCTAAGTTATCCAAATGGCGAGAGTTTCGCTCTAAGCAAAATAGAATTAGAAGAAAATATCGCCAAATATGAGCAAAAAGCTTTAGAATCTTTTGAGCTAACCAACACCATAGCCCAACACACGCAATCTCTCAACGCATTACAATTAGAATATGAATATTTTAAAGCCCAAGAAACCCCTACGCATTCCCAGCAAATACAGAATCTCAAGCTTTTAAAATCCGATAAGATTCTAAAAATTAAAGTGCAAATAGAAGAAAGAGAGCATCTCCCCTCGTGGCTGAAGCTAAAATTTGTTCTGTGGGATAGAGTGGGGGATTTGAGATTCTATAAGCTCCCTAAAGAAGAGATTTTAAATACACTTGATGAATATTTTTATATCCTCAAAATTTCAGAGCTTTCAAAAAGTTTAGAATCCGCCAAGGCGAGGCTAGAAATTTTGCAAAAAGACAATCCCTTGCAGAAACTTACAGAAAACTCTCTTGCTTTGCTCAAACTCACCCTTCAAGCAAAATATCAGCCTAAAGCACAGAGAATGCAATTTTCATTAGAAGATTTGTATCACAACGCGTCTAGTTTCCTTAAAGAATATCCCATTATTTTAAGCACCACCCATTCGATTAAATCTTCTTTGAATCTCAAGGGTGAATTGTTTGATTATGTGATTATTGATGAGTCTTCGCAAGTGGATTTAGTCAGCGGATTTTTGGCATTAAGTGTCGCTAAAAATGCGGTGATTGTCGGCGATACCAAGCAGCTACCCAATGTGATAGCACAAGATAAAATCCAAGCCATAGAATCTTTAAGCAAAAAGCACACGATTCCTGCCAACTATGACTTTGCTACCCAAAGTCTGCTAAGCTCTATCATCGCAACTCTCCCCAATACACCAAAGATTCTGCTTAGGGAGCATTATCGTTGCCACCCTAAAATCATTGGATTTTGCAATCAAAAGTTCTATAACAATGAGTTGATTATTTTGAGTGAAGATAAAGGCGAAAAAGATGTAATGCAAGCCTTTATCACACAAGCGGGAAATCACGCAAGAAGACATTATAATCAAAGGCAAATTGATGTGATAGAAAAGGAGATTTTACCACCGCTAAGAGAGAAGCTAGAATCTGCACAAATTGGGATTATCTCTCCTTATAGAAAGCAAAAAGCCTACTTGCAGCAAGCCATTAAGGATATACAGATTGATACGATTCATAAATTTCAAGGCAGAGAAAAAGGGGCGATTATCTTAAGTTCGGTGGATAATGAAATCAATGACTTTATCAATGATGCCAATTTGCTTAATGTCGCGGTTAGTCGTGCAAAACAATATTTTCGTGTGGTGGTTTCTGCTCAAATTTGCAACTCTGTTAGTCATCTTAATGATTTAGTCCAATATATGCACTATCATAATTTTGAAATCACCCAAAGTCAAGTAAAGTCCGTCTTTGACTTACTTTATAAAGCCAACCAAAATGCGCGTTTAGAGTATTTAAAATCCAAGAAAAGAATCTCAATGTATGATTCTGAAAATATCGCTTATCACGCATTGAAAGAATGTATTGGTAAGGATTTATCTTTGGATATTGCTACTCATATCCCTTTGTATAGAATCTTAAATAATACCCAAGCCTTAAGCGATGAAGAGCAAAGATTTATCGCCTCTTCAAGCCATATTGATTTGCTTGTATTTAGCACGATGAATAAACGCCCGCTTTTTGCCATAGAAGTTGATGGCTTTGCCTATCATCAAAAAGATTCTAAACAAAGTGAGCGGGACAAGCTAAAAAATGGTATTTTGCAAAAATACCAACTCCCCTTGCTACGACTTAGCACGATAGGAAGCGGAGAAGTGGAAAAGATTAAAGAGGCTTTGAGGAGCATTAGATTCTAA
- the gltS gene encoding sodium/glutamate symporter translates to MVLSKVKFDFYFTLVCMVGVLLLGRWIIARIRILQDYNIPEPVVGGIIAAIGILIVYKSFNLEFKFDSSLKDPLMLAFFTSIGLSADFASLKKGGKLLVLFLIIVLGLLILQNLIGVGVASIMGVSPLVGMLGGSITMSGGHGTGGAWASEFIKAPYSFSAATEVAMACATFGLVMGGLLGGPVARFLIKKHQLKIPGAEHNNDDPHGFETPTKERLITPISFVESLALIAIALLVGNLVSGYMREIFPSFNLPTFVYCLFVGVILRNVLSAFNIHQVFDREVSVLGNVSLSLFLAFAMMTVNLWELVALALPLVVILSLQAITMVLYASFVTFRFCGKDYDAAVLAAGHCGFGLGATPTAMLNMQTVTRHYGPSHTAFLVVPLVGAFFIDLINALVIQGTLWFLPF, encoded by the coding sequence GTGGTATTAAGCAAGGTTAAATTTGATTTCTACTTTACATTAGTATGTATGGTGGGTGTGCTGCTTTTGGGACGCTGGATCATTGCGAGGATAAGAATCCTACAAGATTATAATATCCCTGAACCTGTCGTTGGTGGGATTATCGCTGCGATTGGGATTTTGATTGTCTATAAAAGTTTCAATTTAGAGTTTAAATTTGACTCTTCCCTCAAAGATCCTTTAATGTTGGCATTTTTTACAAGTATTGGCTTGAGTGCGGATTTTGCTTCACTCAAAAAAGGTGGAAAACTCTTAGTGTTATTTTTAATCATCGTGCTAGGTTTGTTAATATTACAGAATCTCATCGGTGTAGGCGTGGCTTCTATCATGGGTGTCAGTCCATTAGTCGGAATGCTCGGAGGCTCAATCACGATGAGCGGAGGGCATGGCACGGGTGGCGCATGGGCAAGTGAATTTATCAAAGCACCCTATTCTTTCTCTGCCGCCACAGAAGTAGCAATGGCGTGTGCGACCTTTGGATTAGTAATGGGCGGGCTACTTGGAGGACCTGTCGCGAGATTCTTAATCAAAAAACATCAGCTCAAAATACCCGGTGCAGAGCATAATAATGACGACCCGCATGGATTTGAAACACCGACTAAAGAGCGGCTCATCACACCTATCAGTTTTGTAGAATCTCTCGCATTGATTGCTATTGCGCTTTTAGTAGGAAATCTTGTCAGCGGATATATGCGAGAGATTTTCCCAAGTTTCAATCTCCCAACTTTCGTGTATTGTTTGTTTGTGGGTGTAATATTGCGCAATGTCTTATCAGCATTTAACATTCATCAAGTGTTTGATAGAGAAGTCTCTGTGCTAGGCAATGTCTCGCTTTCGCTCTTTTTAGCCTTTGCAATGATGACGGTAAATCTTTGGGAGCTTGTCGCATTAGCACTGCCTCTTGTGGTGATTTTGAGCCTGCAAGCAATAACAATGGTGCTTTATGCGAGTTTTGTTACCTTTAGATTCTGTGGAAAAGACTACGATGCCGCTGTTTTGGCAGCTGGGCATTGCGGGTTTGGCTTGGGAGCGACACCCACAGCAATGCTCAATATGCAAACGGTTACGCGACATTATGGTCCTTCGCACACTGCGTTTTTGGTCGTCCCCTTAGTTGGAGCATTTTTCATTGACCTCATCAACGCATTAGTGATACAAGGCACACTTTGGTTTTTACCTTTTTAA
- a CDS encoding restriction endonuclease subunit S translates to MKQWQWVKLGEVAEIKNGSTPSTLESDNFNGNIIWITPKDLSEQKTKYIYTSRKKITQKGYESCSTTLLPINTICLTSRAPIGLVSISKVELCTNQGFKNIIPDKKELYFEYLYYYLKYRTKDLIALGVGTKFKELTTPILKQYQIPLPPLQTQEKIARILSTIDDLIECNTRINKELESLLSVLYEMYFIRFDFPDTHNRPYQSSGGEMHYHPLLKRAIPKNWEVLNLYSRLDFERGKEFGKEAYLQSPKSKHCVKFYRVGDMIEGNSVYIDTSKYAKLPFCSEGDLLVSFDGSVGRVAYGINGAYCSGICKITDKQGAVNQAGLFCIFNDAHIQFTIHQYAVGTNILHAGRAIENLILPFNEEVFLAFQHKATPLFMKMRENKILNHHLASLRDFLLPLLMNGEIEVGEKKTKR, encoded by the coding sequence ATGAAGCAATGGCAATGGGTGAAATTAGGCGAAGTGGCAGAGATAAAAAATGGCTCAACCCCCTCAACTTTAGAATCCGATAATTTTAATGGCAATATCATATGGATAACACCCAAAGATTTATCCGAACAAAAAACCAAATATATTTATACTAGTCGAAAAAAAATCACACAAAAAGGATATGAAAGCTGCTCTACAACACTACTGCCAATTAATACAATCTGCCTAACGAGTCGTGCTCCAATAGGGTTAGTTTCCATATCAAAAGTAGAACTTTGCACCAATCAAGGCTTTAAAAATATTATCCCTGATAAAAAAGAATTATATTTTGAGTATTTATATTATTATTTAAAATACAGAACAAAAGATTTGATAGCACTAGGAGTTGGAACAAAATTTAAAGAGCTAACAACTCCTATCCTTAAACAATACCAAATCCCACTGCCGCCTTTGCAGACCCAAGAGAAAATCGCCAGAATCTTAAGCACGATAGATGATTTGATAGAGTGTAATACGCGTATCAATAAAGAATTAGAATCTTTGCTTTCCGTCCTCTATGAGATGTATTTTATCCGCTTTGATTTCCCAGATACTCACAATCGCCCCTATCAATCAAGCGGCGGAGAAATGCACTACCACCCTTTGCTCAAACGCGCAATCCCTAAAAATTGGGAAGTGCTAAACCTTTATTCAAGGCTTGATTTTGAGCGGGGGAAAGAATTTGGCAAGGAGGCATATTTACAATCCCCTAAAAGTAAGCATTGCGTGAAGTTTTATCGTGTGGGGGATATGATAGAGGGAAATAGCGTCTATATTGATACAAGCAAATATGCAAAATTGCCCTTTTGTAGTGAAGGCGATTTGCTCGTATCCTTTGATGGGAGCGTGGGGAGAGTGGCTTATGGGATAAATGGTGCGTATTGCTCTGGGATTTGTAAAATCACAGATAAGCAAGGAGCGGTAAACCAAGCGGGATTATTTTGTATTTTTAATGATGCGCACATACAATTTACTATCCACCAATACGCAGTAGGGACAAATATTTTACACGCAGGAAGAGCGATTGAAAATCTTATTTTGCCCTTTAATGAAGAGGTATTTTTAGCATTTCAGCACAAAGCCACCCCGCTTTTTATGAAAATGCGAGAAAATAAGATTCTAAACCACCACCTAGCCTCCTTACGTGATTTTCTGCTGCCGCTTTTGATGAATGGAGAGATTGAAGTAGGCGAAAAAAAGACAAAGAGATAG
- a CDS encoding class I SAM-dependent DNA methyltransferase, with the protein MNATLQDKILKLIDKLKATCANDGMGNDSGEYKIISQIFLYKFLNDRFVYAFKQSHKAFKELDSQSFYEKLMQLGDEEYQEALEDIGAVVCFGKEDLLPTLFSKQNQSGFSTILDDCFTRIANREENRDIFSILTEGGAKISLFEPIMHNIIDPSKRDNFARAIISPLADFNFTQSFNQGYDFFAPIFEYLIKDYNKDNGGKYAEYYTPYSIARIMARILTQDKPYKSVTCYDPSAGSGTLLMSLAHTIGQNKCSIYAQDISQKSSQLLRLNLILNDLNHSIHNITQGNTLTHPAHKDKKFDFIVSNPPFKLDFSEYRDELVAQKQRFFAGVPNIPKKDKDKMDIYLCFFQHLLYSLSPTGKAAIVLPTGFITATKIEMRIRKFLVESKILRGCIIMPKDIFATTGTNVSVIFIDKESSSDKALLIDASSLGEKTKIGGKERTLLRDDEIEQIISTFNKQEVKEDFSILVSFEDIEKKNYSFSAGQYFDFKIAYSDMDINSFEAYINETKENLESLFSQSQHLQKAILENFATLHFKGKA; encoded by the coding sequence GTGAATGCTACATTACAAGATAAAATCCTAAAGCTTATTGACAAGCTTAAAGCCACCTGCGCCAATGATGGAATGGGCAATGACTCAGGAGAGTATAAAATCATCTCACAAATATTCTTATACAAATTCCTTAATGACCGCTTTGTCTATGCTTTTAAACAATCCCACAAAGCCTTTAAAGAATTAGATTCTCAAAGCTTTTATGAAAAATTAATGCAATTAGGCGATGAAGAGTATCAAGAAGCCTTAGAAGACATCGGCGCGGTGGTGTGCTTTGGTAAAGAAGACTTACTCCCTACACTTTTTAGCAAACAAAACCAAAGCGGATTTTCCACAATACTTGATGATTGCTTTACGCGCATAGCAAATAGAGAAGAAAATCGCGATATTTTTTCTATCCTTACTGAGGGTGGAGCGAAAATCTCACTCTTTGAGCCTATAATGCACAATATCATCGACCCAAGCAAAAGAGATAATTTCGCTAGAGCGATTATCTCGCCTCTTGCGGATTTTAACTTTACACAATCTTTCAATCAAGGCTATGACTTTTTCGCACCGATTTTTGAATACCTTATTAAAGACTACAACAAAGATAATGGCGGCAAATACGCCGAATACTACACGCCTTATTCTATCGCGCGCATAATGGCGAGAATCTTAACCCAAGATAAACCCTACAAAAGCGTTACTTGCTATGATCCAAGCGCGGGTAGTGGCACATTGCTAATGAGCCTAGCCCACACTATCGGGCAAAATAAATGCAGTATTTATGCCCAAGACATTAGCCAAAAATCAAGCCAACTTTTACGCTTAAACCTTATCCTTAATGACCTTAATCACTCTATCCACAATATCACCCAAGGCAATACCTTAACCCACCCTGCACACAAAGATAAAAAATTTGACTTTATTGTCTCAAATCCCCCTTTCAAGCTAGACTTTAGCGAGTATAGAGATGAGCTAGTAGCACAAAAGCAGCGATTCTTTGCAGGCGTGCCTAATATCCCCAAAAAAGACAAAGACAAAATGGATATTTACCTCTGCTTTTTTCAGCATTTACTCTACTCCCTTTCCCCCACAGGTAAGGCTGCGATAGTGCTTCCCACAGGGTTTATTACCGCTACTAAAATAGAGATGCGTATTAGAAAGTTTTTAGTAGAGAGCAAAATTTTACGCGGGTGTATCATTATGCCTAAAGATATTTTCGCGACTACTGGCACAAATGTATCAGTGATTTTTATAGATAAAGAATCTAGCTCTGATAAAGCTCTGCTTATAGATGCTTCAAGCCTTGGAGAAAAGACAAAAATCGGCGGCAAAGAACGCACACTTTTACGAGATGATGAAATAGAGCAAATCATCAGCACCTTTAATAAGCAAGAAGTAAAAGAAGATTTTAGTATCTTAGTAAGCTTTGAAGACATAGAGAAGAAAAACTACTCTTTTAGCGCAGGGCAGTATTTTGATTTTAAGATTGCATATAGTGATATGGATATAAATAGCTTTGAAGCTTACATAAATGAAACTAAAGAGAATCTAGAATCACTCTTTAGCCAATCACAACATTTGCAAAAAGCAATTCTAGAGAATTTCGCGACACTTCATTTCAAGGGCAAAGCATGA